One genomic region from Sphingobacterium sp. UGAL515B_05 encodes:
- a CDS encoding HAD family phosphatase has product MSKIDQIRQLLYISSMTESAAIFDMDGVISHTNPFHAEAFRAFFKNHNVQQATEEEFEQHMYGKHNSYIMQHFFQRPISPEELRTLEFEKEQLFRVIYKEHVAPIKGLIEFLTELKNNGFKLAVATSAPRENMDLILDELNIRHLFSSTLSSEDVKLHKPHPEVYLKSAENLQIPVDRCIVFEDSFSGITAAKNAEMKVVAVLSTHKKEELPASNDYINNYTEISVANIKAILKTQEL; this is encoded by the coding sequence ATGAGTAAAATCGATCAAATAAGGCAATTATTGTATATTAGCTCAATGACAGAATCCGCAGCGATATTTGACATGGACGGTGTCATAAGCCACACCAACCCTTTCCATGCGGAAGCTTTTAGAGCTTTTTTTAAAAACCACAATGTACAACAGGCTACAGAAGAGGAATTTGAGCAGCATATGTATGGTAAGCATAATAGTTACATTATGCAGCATTTCTTTCAGCGTCCGATATCCCCTGAGGAACTGCGAACGCTTGAATTTGAAAAAGAGCAGCTTTTTAGAGTGATCTATAAAGAACACGTTGCCCCTATTAAGGGCTTAATTGAGTTTCTAACGGAATTAAAAAATAACGGTTTTAAGCTTGCTGTGGCGACATCTGCTCCCCGAGAGAATATGGACTTAATTTTGGATGAATTGAACATACGTCATTTATTCTCTTCCACGCTAAGCAGCGAAGATGTAAAACTACATAAGCCACATCCTGAGGTTTATCTAAAATCTGCAGAGAATCTGCAAATTCCTGTTGACCGCTGTATTGTTTTTGAAGATTCTTTTTCGGGTATTACCGCGGCGAAAAATGCTGAAATGAAAGTTGTTGCCGTACTTTCAACCCATAAAAAAGAAGAATTACCTGCAAGTAATGATTATATAAATAATTATACAGAAATATCAGTTGCCAATATAAAGGCCATTTTAAAAACACAAGAATTATAA
- a CDS encoding sigma-54-dependent transcriptional regulator, producing MSTILIIDDERAIRSSLRDILEYEDYTILDVDNGRDGLDILKKEKIDLVLCDIKMNTMDGMEVLAEAHQSSPDIPFIMISGHGTIETAVEAAKKGAFDFLEKPLDLNRLLITVRNALDKSSLVTETKVLKRKVSSSKTKDILGESGAIKRIKETIDRVAPTEARVLITGANGSGKELVARWLHEKSNRGQGPLIEVNCAAIPSELIESELFGHEKGSFTSAIKQRIGKFEQASGGTLFLDEIGDMSLSAQAKVLRALQEHKITRVGGDKEIDVNVRVVAATNKDLLKEIEDGNFRMDLYHRLSVILIHVPALTDRVDDIPLLSTNFCEEICMEYGIPVKEITTAAMRELSHLPWTGNIRELRNMIERLIILSDRSITDKDVVAFANPSREPVNGIAHEKSATNYGLDMDSFDSFQDYKDHAEKEFIKYKLEKNNWNVSKTADDLDIQRSHLYSKIEKFGLKRD from the coding sequence ATGAGTACAATTTTAATCATTGATGATGAGCGCGCCATCAGAAGTTCGTTGCGTGATATCTTGGAATATGAAGATTATACGATTTTGGATGTCGACAATGGCCGGGATGGATTAGATATTTTAAAAAAGGAAAAAATAGATCTTGTCCTTTGTGATATCAAAATGAATACGATGGATGGGATGGAAGTTTTGGCGGAAGCACACCAAAGCAGCCCGGATATCCCGTTTATTATGATCTCCGGACATGGTACGATTGAAACAGCTGTTGAAGCAGCGAAAAAAGGAGCATTTGACTTTTTAGAAAAACCGCTGGACCTGAATAGATTATTGATAACGGTTCGTAATGCACTGGATAAAAGTTCTCTAGTCACAGAAACCAAGGTCCTGAAACGAAAAGTTAGCAGCTCGAAAACAAAAGATATACTGGGTGAATCGGGGGCTATCAAACGTATTAAGGAAACAATTGACCGGGTTGCACCAACAGAAGCCCGTGTATTGATTACCGGGGCGAATGGCTCGGGAAAGGAATTGGTTGCACGCTGGTTACATGAAAAGTCAAATCGTGGACAAGGCCCATTGATCGAAGTGAACTGTGCCGCAATACCATCTGAATTAATCGAATCAGAATTATTCGGGCATGAAAAAGGATCCTTCACGTCGGCGATTAAACAACGTATCGGGAAGTTTGAACAAGCTAGCGGTGGAACATTGTTCTTGGATGAGATCGGAGATATGAGTCTATCCGCGCAAGCTAAAGTGCTAAGGGCATTACAGGAGCATAAAATCACGCGAGTGGGGGGCGACAAAGAAATTGACGTCAATGTCAGGGTAGTAGCTGCGACCAATAAGGATTTATTGAAAGAGATAGAAGATGGTAATTTCAGAATGGACTTGTATCACCGTCTATCTGTCATATTGATCCATGTGCCAGCGTTAACTGATCGTGTCGATGACATTCCTTTATTGTCCACAAACTTCTGTGAAGAGATCTGTATGGAATACGGGATACCTGTAAAGGAAATTACTACTGCTGCAATGCGGGAATTGAGTCATCTTCCTTGGACAGGTAATATTCGGGAATTGCGCAATATGATTGAACGTTTAATCATTTTGAGCGACAGGTCGATTACCGATAAAGATGTTGTTGCCTTTGCTAACCCTTCCCGCGAACCTGTGAATGGTATAGCTCATGAAAAAAGTGCAACGAATTACGGATTAGATATGGACTCCTTTGATTCGTTTCAAGATTATAAAGATCATGCGGAGAAAGAATTTATAAAATATAAATTGGAAAAGAATAATTGGAACGTCTCCAAGACGGCCGATGATCTTGATATTCAACGTAGTCACCTGTATAGTAAAATAGAGAAGTTCGGTCTAAAAAGAGATTAA
- a CDS encoding WYL domain-containing protein: MALNKLALIRYKTIDHCLRLRHRKWTLEDLMEKVSDALYEFEGIKNGISKRTIQGDIQLMRSNKLGYNAPIVVLHRKFYTYEDPNYSISNSPISVGDMQKMKEAVEVLKHVSGFSSFDEMSDIVARLEDSIHTKKDNSPSIIQMESNNLLKGLSFISPLHQAIREKTPLLISYQSFKATQQQDIVFSPYLLKEYRNRWFLIGQHKKSEGLMTLALDRINAIEEMGKNSYREYTGVDFERHFSDTIGVTKTQKDRGHRVILQVNAKNAPYVATKPLHASQQILDKKEDGSILIRIDVVLNFELEREILGFGESIKVLSPKKLQTRIKQRLAAATQLYAEKSVDKTSNSQHE, from the coding sequence ATGGCACTCAATAAACTAGCTCTTATACGTTATAAAACGATTGATCATTGCCTTCGTTTACGACATCGGAAATGGACCTTGGAAGATCTTATGGAAAAGGTTTCCGATGCACTCTATGAATTTGAAGGAATCAAAAATGGGATAAGTAAACGCACCATACAAGGTGATATTCAACTCATGCGTAGCAATAAGCTCGGCTACAATGCGCCTATTGTCGTCTTGCACCGCAAATTCTACACCTATGAAGATCCCAACTATAGCATTAGCAATTCACCGATTTCTGTCGGTGACATGCAAAAAATGAAAGAGGCTGTAGAGGTACTTAAGCATGTGAGCGGTTTCTCCAGCTTTGATGAAATGAGCGATATTGTCGCACGACTTGAAGATAGCATCCACACAAAAAAGGACAATTCACCTTCTATTATACAAATGGAAAGCAACAATCTGCTAAAAGGCCTTTCTTTTATCAGTCCACTGCATCAAGCCATTCGTGAAAAAACACCACTCCTGATCAGCTACCAATCGTTCAAAGCAACACAACAGCAGGATATCGTTTTCTCGCCCTATCTCCTAAAAGAATATCGTAATCGATGGTTTCTAATTGGTCAGCATAAAAAGAGTGAAGGATTGATGACACTAGCGCTTGATCGGATCAATGCCATCGAGGAAATGGGCAAAAATTCATACAGGGAATATACAGGGGTCGATTTCGAACGTCACTTTTCAGATACCATAGGCGTAACGAAGACACAAAAGGACCGCGGTCACCGGGTGATATTGCAAGTCAATGCAAAAAATGCACCTTATGTAGCAACAAAACCCTTACATGCGTCACAGCAGATTTTAGACAAAAAGGAGGATGGTTCAATATTAATTCGTATCGATGTTGTACTTAACTTTGAACTGGAAAGAGAAATTTTAGGTTTTGGCGAATCCATTAAAGTACTCTCCCCAAAAAAATTGCAAACGAGAATAAAACAGCGCTTGGCTGCTGCCACACAACTCTATGCTGAGAAATCTGTCGATAAAACGTCAAATTCACAACATGAATAA
- a CDS encoding aminoacetone oxidase family FAD-binding enzyme has product MIYDAIIIGGGACGLMCAAQAGLIGKKTLVLERNDKVGAKILISGGGRCNYTNIGNSPANFISENPDFLHGIFKQWTVDDTITFFEQYGIVGHEKTLGQLFPETNKAKDIVAVFSKILYETGQDIALNTLVKSVEKNDKDFVVTVENAKGESRYHAHKVVISSGGLPVQKLGASDFGLRLAKQFGLHVVGTAPALVPLTITGKDADWYSSLAGNSVFSKVSVAGMSFEENILFTHWGLSGPAILQISSYWRPGQEITIDLLPNFNLDNLIKQERQYGGKRFVSQLLNDYFSRKLVDALGKFLALDTKIASLSKADAKLIVDTIHRFKVKPAGDKGYDKAEVMRGGVSTEELHPKTLMSKKVEGLYFGGETVDITGWLGGYNFQWAWASGYAIAQDI; this is encoded by the coding sequence ATAATATACGATGCTATCATTATTGGGGGCGGAGCCTGTGGTTTGATGTGTGCAGCCCAAGCAGGGCTGATTGGAAAGAAGACCTTGGTGCTTGAACGAAACGATAAGGTCGGCGCGAAGATCTTGATTTCCGGAGGTGGACGCTGTAATTATACAAATATCGGTAATAGTCCCGCTAATTTCATTTCTGAAAATCCAGATTTTTTACATGGTATATTCAAACAATGGACAGTGGACGATACCATTACATTTTTTGAACAGTATGGTATTGTAGGGCATGAAAAAACACTGGGCCAGTTGTTTCCAGAGACCAATAAAGCAAAGGATATCGTTGCTGTATTTTCAAAAATTTTATACGAGACAGGGCAGGATATTGCATTGAATACCTTGGTGAAATCGGTAGAAAAAAACGATAAGGACTTTGTGGTAACGGTCGAAAATGCAAAAGGTGAGTCCCGATATCATGCACATAAAGTTGTTATTTCTTCTGGCGGGCTTCCGGTCCAAAAACTCGGCGCCTCGGACTTTGGATTACGCCTAGCCAAACAATTCGGTTTGCATGTCGTCGGTACAGCCCCTGCATTGGTCCCTTTGACAATAACTGGAAAAGATGCCGATTGGTATAGCTCTTTGGCTGGAAATTCGGTGTTCTCGAAAGTGTCTGTTGCGGGAATGTCTTTTGAAGAGAATATTCTCTTTACACACTGGGGATTAAGCGGACCTGCCATTCTTCAGATATCAAGTTATTGGAGACCCGGACAGGAGATTACGATTGATCTACTGCCCAATTTTAATTTAGATAATCTGATTAAACAGGAGCGGCAATATGGAGGTAAAAGATTTGTTTCACAATTGCTAAACGATTATTTCAGCAGAAAATTGGTCGATGCTCTTGGAAAATTTCTAGCATTAGATACCAAAATTGCCTCACTTAGTAAAGCTGATGCGAAATTGATTGTCGATACTATCCATCGCTTCAAGGTAAAACCTGCGGGAGATAAGGGGTATGATAAAGCTGAGGTCATGCGTGGAGGAGTTTCAACGGAAGAACTACACCCCAAGACCTTAATGTCTAAAAAAGTTGAAGGCCTTTATTTTGGAGGGGAGACCGTTGATATTACGGGATGGCTTGGCGGTTATAATTTCCAATGGGCTTGGGCTAGCGGTTATGCCATCGCCCAAGATATTTAA
- a CDS encoding oxidoreductase, translated as MKKIRVGLIGFGISGQVFHAPVMRSIAELDLVKVTARKADQQSLLKERYPQAEIALSADDIFNDATIDLVVVATSNEMHYPFAKRALEAGKHVVVEKPFTNSVEQADELIALAKEKNLILAPYHNLRFNSDYRTLEKVVKSGRLGRIVNLESRFDRFRNYLRPNAWREENLPGSGIFYDLGPHLIDQALQLFGKPHAVFADLAVQRDHAKTIDNFDCLLYYDNLRVSLKGSMLAKEPTARYRVFGMNGNFVKYGVDPQEALLRDGKFPDEDPTWGQEDPSLYGKLNIVEQGNDIEETVPSEIGSYPDFYQNVADSILGKTTLIASPNQARDVIKIIELGYQSQLERRVVSVENTLIAY; from the coding sequence ATGAAGAAAATTCGCGTAGGACTTATTGGCTTTGGAATTTCGGGTCAGGTTTTTCACGCTCCCGTGATGCGTTCAATCGCTGAACTGGATCTTGTTAAAGTGACAGCACGGAAAGCGGATCAGCAAAGTTTATTAAAGGAACGTTATCCACAGGCGGAAATAGCTTTGTCTGCGGATGATATTTTTAATGATGCAACCATTGATTTAGTCGTCGTTGCAACGTCCAATGAAATGCATTATCCTTTCGCAAAACGTGCACTGGAAGCCGGAAAACACGTTGTCGTAGAAAAACCCTTTACCAATAGCGTCGAGCAGGCCGATGAGCTTATCGCTCTGGCTAAGGAGAAAAATCTGATCTTGGCACCTTACCATAATTTAAGGTTCAACTCAGACTATCGGACCCTGGAGAAAGTGGTCAAAAGTGGAAGGTTGGGACGGATTGTAAATTTGGAATCCAGGTTTGATCGTTTCCGTAATTACTTGCGACCTAATGCCTGGCGCGAGGAAAACCTGCCGGGTTCGGGTATATTTTATGACCTGGGACCACATCTCATTGATCAGGCTTTACAGTTATTTGGAAAACCGCATGCTGTCTTTGCCGATTTGGCTGTCCAACGGGATCATGCGAAGACTATTGACAATTTCGACTGCCTATTGTACTATGATAATTTGAGGGTTTCCCTAAAAGGTTCTATGCTTGCAAAGGAGCCTACAGCACGTTACCGTGTTTTCGGAATGAACGGAAATTTTGTAAAATATGGTGTCGACCCACAGGAAGCCTTACTGCGTGATGGTAAATTTCCTGATGAGGATCCAACCTGGGGACAAGAAGACCCAAGTCTATACGGCAAGCTCAATATCGTTGAACAAGGGAATGACATTGAAGAAACGGTTCCTTCTGAAATAGGTTCCTATCCTGATTTTTATCAGAACGTTGCGGATAGTATATTGGGGAAAACTACCTTGATCGCATCGCCAAATCAGGCACGGGATGTCATTAAAATTATTGAATTGGGATATCAGAGTCAATTGGAACGAAGAGTTGTTTCTGTTGAAAATACATTGATTGCTTATTAG
- the argS gene encoding arginine--tRNA ligase codes for MANSIQKRLVEVTVQAVKELYNADILENQIALQATRKEFEGQITIVTFPVTRFSKSSPEQTGKEIGSYLQQHIAEISDFNVIKGFLNIVLSDAYWITLLNQTITAKDFGVFPANGKKLMVEYSSPNTNKPLHLGHIRNNLLGYSVAEILKAYGYDVIKANLVNDRGIHICKSMLAWQKFGNGETPESTGLKGDHLVGKYYVVFDKAYKQEIEALKAEGQTEDEAKKNAPLMKEAQAMLQQWEAGNEEVISLWKTMNSWVYAGFEKTYKQLGVDFDKYYYESNTYLLGKDIIQEGLDKGVFFKKEDNSVWIDLTAEGLDQKLVLRGDGTSVYITQDLGTAQLKYDEFKMNDSIYVVGNEQDYHFKVLFLILKKLGKAWADGLFHLSYGMVDLPSGKMKSREGTVVDADDLMAEMLKTAQERTEELGKTEGLDEESKAVLYDTIGMGALKYFLLKVDPKKRLLFDPNESVDFQGHTGPFIQYTHARIKSVLSKAEFDFDSAVSVPATISSYERDLIQQLGAFPEIIEASAQEFSPAQLANYIYEVAKFYNKFYHEETILKAEDHDVKNFRLHLSASAAKVIAKGMNLLGIRVPERM; via the coding sequence ATGGCAAATTCTATTCAAAAGCGACTTGTTGAAGTCACTGTACAGGCAGTAAAAGAGCTTTACAATGCAGATATTTTAGAAAATCAAATTGCTTTACAAGCTACCCGAAAGGAGTTTGAAGGACAAATTACAATCGTAACTTTTCCCGTAACGCGCTTTTCGAAATCTTCTCCGGAACAAACCGGAAAGGAAATCGGTTCATATTTGCAACAGCATATTGCTGAAATATCGGATTTCAATGTGATAAAAGGCTTTTTGAATATTGTTCTTTCCGATGCGTATTGGATCACGTTGTTGAATCAGACCATAACGGCGAAGGACTTTGGTGTATTTCCTGCGAATGGAAAGAAACTGATGGTTGAATATTCTTCTCCAAATACCAATAAACCGCTGCATTTGGGGCATATCCGTAATAATTTATTAGGTTATTCTGTTGCGGAAATCCTAAAAGCTTATGGTTATGATGTGATCAAAGCAAATTTGGTGAACGATCGCGGTATCCATATTTGTAAGTCGATGTTGGCCTGGCAAAAATTTGGTAACGGTGAGACACCCGAGTCTACTGGACTTAAAGGAGACCACCTTGTCGGAAAATATTACGTTGTCTTTGACAAAGCATATAAACAGGAAATCGAGGCATTGAAGGCTGAAGGGCAGACCGAAGATGAGGCAAAGAAAAATGCACCTTTGATGAAGGAAGCACAAGCGATGTTGCAACAATGGGAAGCGGGGAATGAAGAGGTGATCTCACTGTGGAAAACCATGAACAGCTGGGTGTACGCCGGGTTTGAAAAGACCTATAAACAATTAGGCGTCGATTTCGATAAATACTATTATGAATCCAATACATACTTGCTGGGTAAAGATATTATCCAGGAAGGTTTAGATAAAGGGGTTTTCTTTAAAAAAGAGGATAACTCTGTATGGATTGATCTGACTGCAGAAGGACTGGATCAGAAGCTTGTGCTTCGTGGCGACGGTACCTCTGTCTATATTACACAAGATTTGGGAACAGCACAACTGAAATATGATGAATTCAAGATGAATGATTCTATTTATGTTGTCGGTAACGAACAGGATTACCATTTCAAGGTATTGTTCTTAATCTTGAAAAAACTTGGTAAAGCTTGGGCTGACGGATTGTTCCATTTATCGTATGGGATGGTCGATCTTCCTTCAGGTAAAATGAAATCACGGGAGGGAACAGTTGTTGACGCGGATGATTTAATGGCTGAGATGCTTAAGACCGCTCAGGAACGTACTGAGGAACTTGGCAAGACTGAAGGATTGGACGAGGAATCAAAAGCCGTTCTTTACGATACGATTGGAATGGGCGCACTGAAATATTTTCTGTTGAAAGTGGATCCTAAAAAACGCCTGTTGTTTGATCCAAATGAATCTGTCGATTTTCAAGGTCATACCGGACCGTTTATTCAATACACGCATGCCCGTATCAAATCTGTTTTGAGTAAGGCTGAATTCGATTTTGACAGTGCTGTGTCTGTACCGGCGACGATTTCCTCTTACGAACGTGATTTAATTCAACAGCTGGGTGCATTTCCGGAGATTATTGAAGCTTCTGCGCAAGAGTTCAGTCCTGCACAATTGGCAAATTACATCTATGAGGTCGCTAAGTTTTATAATAAATTCTATCATGAAGAAACCATCTTGAAAGCGGAAGATCATGATGTGAAAAACTTTAGATTGCACCTTTCAGCTTCTGCGGCAAAGGTTATTGCCAAAGGGATGAACTTATTGGGTATTCGGGTACCTGAAAGAATGTAA
- a CDS encoding arginine decarboxylase produces MQSYQEFLDLSVGFPQDGFEIIDDELYFHDLNLMEMIETYGTPLRFTYLPIVSKKIQQAKILFQTAILKHNYRGSYKYCYCTKSSHFKHIVEEALKNDIHLETSSAFDMPMIDSLERQGTVTKAITVICNGFKTYQYKQYIVDMIHDGYKNIIPVLDNKEEFNLYDDEIELDEPCALGIRVASEEQPDSQFYTSRLGIRQEDVVEFYNNKIADNPNFKVKLLHFFINSGISDTPYYWNELEKYVTLYCKFKKVNPDLDTLDIGGGMPFKDSLVHDFDYEYMVNEIVNRIKQICAHHEVMEPDIITEFGKYTVAEASGILYKVLGRKQQNDRERWFMIDGSFITNLPDVWALNQKYILLPINNWDSEYERVNLGGITCDGQDYYNQEAHMNSVFMPKTRKVQYLGFFHTGAYQDVLSGYGGIHHCLLPSPKHVLVRRNRDETFNYEVFGEEQNSKQVMKLLGYQ; encoded by the coding sequence ATGCAGAGCTATCAGGAATTTCTTGACTTAAGTGTTGGTTTTCCGCAAGACGGATTCGAAATCATCGACGACGAATTGTATTTCCACGATTTGAATTTAATGGAAATGATAGAAACGTACGGTACGCCGTTACGTTTTACCTATTTGCCTATCGTCAGCAAAAAAATTCAGCAAGCGAAAATCCTCTTTCAGACCGCAATTCTGAAACACAACTATCGCGGATCTTACAAATATTGTTATTGTACCAAATCATCCCATTTCAAGCACATCGTAGAGGAAGCTTTGAAAAATGATATCCACCTGGAAACTTCATCTGCATTTGATATGCCGATGATCGATTCATTGGAAAGACAGGGCACAGTAACGAAAGCCATTACAGTGATCTGTAATGGCTTCAAAACCTACCAGTACAAACAATATATTGTCGATATGATCCACGACGGATATAAAAACATTATACCGGTACTGGATAACAAAGAGGAGTTTAACCTTTATGATGATGAAATCGAATTGGATGAGCCTTGTGCTTTAGGTATCCGCGTTGCTTCCGAAGAGCAGCCTGATTCTCAATTCTATACATCTCGCCTAGGGATTCGCCAAGAAGACGTCGTTGAATTCTATAACAACAAGATCGCCGACAATCCAAACTTTAAAGTAAAGTTACTTCACTTTTTCATTAATTCAGGTATCTCGGACACCCCGTATTACTGGAACGAATTAGAGAAATACGTTACTTTATATTGTAAATTCAAGAAAGTAAACCCAGATTTAGATACCCTAGATATCGGTGGTGGCATGCCATTTAAGGATTCACTGGTACACGACTTTGATTACGAGTATATGGTCAATGAGATTGTCAATCGGATCAAACAAATCTGTGCGCACCATGAAGTCATGGAACCAGATATTATTACTGAATTTGGCAAATATACTGTTGCTGAAGCATCAGGTATTCTCTATAAAGTTTTGGGACGCAAGCAACAAAACGATCGCGAACGTTGGTTTATGATTGACGGCTCATTCATTACAAATTTACCAGATGTATGGGCATTGAATCAAAAATACATTCTACTGCCGATCAATAACTGGGATTCAGAATATGAACGCGTCAATTTAGGTGGAATCACATGCGATGGACAGGATTATTACAATCAGGAGGCGCACATGAACTCGGTATTTATGCCGAAGACCCGTAAGGTACAGTACTTGGGCTTCTTTCATACAGGAGCATATCAAGATGTATTAAGCGGATATGGTGGAATCCACCACTGCCTACTTCCTTCTCCTAAGCATGTACTTGTACGCCGCAATAGAGATGAAACATTCAACTACGAGGTGTTTGGTGAGGAGCAAAACTCCAAACAAGTCATGAAATTATTAGGCTATCAATAA
- a CDS encoding thioredoxin family protein: protein MMRNIRLLLCGVAVFLGSVLVQSKAFSQQPTATQELSKPYNPDANAQNDIDQLLVQAKREKKNIIIQAGGNWCVWCLRFNDYIHKTASVDKLLKSHFLYYHLNYSKENKNEAVFQKYAPEGNKLGYPFFIVLDRNGKTLHVQESGSLEKGKGYDEEKVLNFFTAWVSK, encoded by the coding sequence ATGATGAGAAATATAAGATTATTGTTGTGTGGAGTAGCTGTATTTTTGGGATCGGTACTCGTGCAGTCCAAGGCCTTCTCGCAACAGCCTACAGCAACTCAGGAGCTTTCAAAGCCCTACAATCCAGATGCTAATGCGCAAAATGATATTGATCAACTATTGGTTCAGGCAAAGAGAGAAAAGAAAAATATCATCATTCAGGCTGGAGGGAATTGGTGTGTCTGGTGTTTAAGGTTTAATGATTATATCCATAAAACGGCAAGTGTCGACAAGTTGTTAAAGAGTCATTTCCTCTATTATCACCTCAATTATTCGAAAGAGAATAAAAATGAGGCTGTATTTCAAAAGTATGCTCCTGAAGGGAATAAACTAGGTTATCCATTTTTTATTGTTTTGGATAGAAATGGAAAAACATTGCATGTACAGGAGAGTGGGAGCCTGGAAAAAGGGAAGGGGTATGATGAAGAAAAAGTACTTAATTTCTTTACAGCCTGGGTCTCAAAATAG
- a CDS encoding glycerol-3-phosphate dehydrogenase/oxidase — protein sequence MKHQEFKRSKLIEKIRDTSAWDVIVIGGGASGLGVALDALSRGFKTILLEQVDFAKGTSSKATKLVHGGVRYLAQGDISLVKEALHERGLLQKNAPHLVKNQSFIIPNYSWFDGPFYTIGMKIYDLLAGKLSLGKSIHINKEETLERISTVRPKGLYGGVVYQDGQFDDSRLALNVAQTCIQMGGVALNYVRVNNLTKDSNGRINGVIANDTETGEVFTIQGKAVINATGIFVDDILKMDRPEAKQMVRPSQGVHLVFDKSFLPGDDAIMIPKTDDGRVLFLVPWHNRVIAGTTDTPIDEHSLEPIALEQEIDFILKTAGRYLTKQPTRADALAVFAGLRPLAAPTGNSNKTKEISRSHKVIVSDSKLLTLTGGKWTTFRRMGQDTIDKAIKIGCLPQKESRSATQKIYSAIPTSDRSNHMYIYGADQEAIRALAQENREWDEKLIAHLEFKKAEVVWAARNELARTVEDVLSRRVRMLFLDARAAIEAAPEVAKILAQELEKDENWQKDQIENFQKVAKNYILK from the coding sequence ATGAAACACCAAGAATTCAAAAGGTCAAAACTGATAGAAAAAATAAGAGATACGAGCGCATGGGATGTGATCGTAATAGGTGGCGGTGCCAGCGGATTAGGTGTTGCATTAGATGCCTTAAGCCGAGGGTTCAAAACAATTTTGTTGGAGCAGGTTGATTTTGCAAAAGGCACTTCAAGCAAAGCAACGAAGCTTGTTCACGGTGGTGTACGCTATTTGGCCCAGGGCGATATCTCCCTGGTTAAAGAAGCGCTCCACGAAAGAGGTTTGCTTCAAAAAAACGCCCCACACCTTGTTAAAAACCAATCCTTTATCATCCCCAATTACAGCTGGTTCGATGGCCCATTCTATACCATTGGAATGAAAATATATGATCTTCTGGCGGGTAAATTAAGCTTGGGAAAATCCATTCATATCAATAAAGAAGAAACTCTTGAACGTATAAGTACTGTTAGACCTAAAGGCCTATATGGCGGGGTAGTCTATCAGGATGGACAATTTGACGACTCAAGACTTGCACTCAACGTTGCGCAAACCTGTATACAAATGGGCGGAGTTGCCCTAAATTACGTCAGAGTCAACAACCTCACCAAAGACAGCAATGGACGAATAAACGGCGTCATCGCCAATGATACCGAAACCGGCGAAGTCTTTACCATACAAGGAAAGGCTGTTATTAATGCAACGGGTATATTTGTCGATGATATTTTAAAAATGGACAGACCGGAAGCCAAACAAATGGTACGCCCAAGCCAAGGTGTTCACCTTGTTTTCGACAAATCTTTTCTTCCCGGAGACGATGCTATTATGATCCCAAAAACAGATGATGGGCGTGTCCTTTTCCTTGTACCTTGGCACAATAGAGTCATTGCAGGAACAACAGACACACCGATCGATGAGCACAGTCTTGAACCTATAGCGCTGGAACAGGAGATCGATTTTATTTTAAAAACTGCAGGACGCTACCTGACAAAACAACCAACAAGAGCCGATGCACTGGCGGTATTCGCCGGCCTCCGTCCGCTAGCAGCTCCTACAGGGAACTCCAACAAAACCAAAGAGATCTCCCGCAGTCACAAGGTAATCGTCAGCGACTCTAAATTACTCACTTTAACAGGCGGAAAGTGGACAACATTCCGTCGAATGGGACAAGATACCATCGATAAAGCAATAAAAATCGGCTGCTTGCCACAAAAAGAAAGCCGCTCCGCTACACAAAAGATTTATAGCGCCATTCCAACTTCAGACCGAAGCAATCATATGTACATTTATGGAGCCGACCAGGAAGCTATCCGTGCACTAGCGCAAGAAAATCGCGAATGGGACGAAAAACTAATCGCGCATCTTGAATTCAAAAAAGCAGAGGTTGTTTGGGCTGCGCGCAATGAGCTGGCCAGGACGGTGGAAGATGTGCTATCCCGTCGGGTACGTATGTTATTTCTTGACGCTAGGGCCGCGATTGAAGCTGCCCCGGAAGTTGCAAAAATACTCGCCCAGGAACTGGAAAAAGATGAAAATTGGCAAAAAGATCAAATAGAAAATTTTCAAAAAGTTGCAAAAAATTATATCTTAAAGTAA